The window CGCAAatgtttcaattttgttttgtggtttgcAAATTGTGCAGGCGAGCAATTTACAGGTCGGGGTTCAAGTGCAGGAAATGCGACAAGTCGTATTCGAGCAAAGACATTTACTTGGACCTTACTGTTACTGCTGGGTTGAAGGAGTACGTTGAGGTAAAACCGGCCGGGACCGAGTTGTTCCGGAGCCCTCTTGTTTCCTTCTTGTATGAAAGGGGTTGGCGCCAGAATTTTAACCGCAGGGGATTTCCGGGTCCCGATGAAGAGGTAAATCAGTAAATGTGGTTTCTTTTTCTGCTCGGTTTTTGGTGAATCGGGTTTGTTTTCTTGCttaattttgagttttggaTTGCTTAGCAAGCTTAGATTTTTATGTGGTTTGCAGTTTAAGATGGCTCAGGACTACTTTAAATCCGCGGAAGCCGGTGTTTTGGTGGATGTGAGCTGTGGGAGCGGCTTGTTTTCGAGGAAGTTTGCGAAATCCGGGACATATTCTGGAGTTGTTGCACTTGATTTTTCGGAGAACATGCTTCGGCAGagttatgaattttttaagAGAGATCCTACACTTTTAGATACGTAAGTTTGTGTTTTCTCTTCTGAGGGATCAATGTTTATGTGGTTTTTATACgtaaaatgagatgtttatCCTCACGGTTCACTGGAATAAGTGCAGTAATCTTGCTCTTGTGAGGGCGGATGTTGCTAGGCTTCCGTTCTCTTCGGGTTCAGTTGATGCAGTCCACGCCGGTGCAGCGTTGCATTGTTGGCCTTCTCCTTCCAATGCTGTGAGTTCTGTTTCCTgtgtttttcttctccttcaagTTACTAAGCGCTTAGGGATCTCTCTtccattaatttttattttccttgcTGTTTCGGATtccacaaaacaattttgttttgtgcgtCAAAATAAATGTGTTGGCTACGTACCTTTTATGGTATTGGAGATTCTAGTATGTGAAGTCAGGGGATGAACTGCATATTGTCTTACGCTAGTCGCCTGCTATTTTGGTAACTTGTGAGAAAGTGCCTTGTTACACCTGCTGGCTGGAACTAAAACCATATggggaattgatctttgaaccATTTGAATCAGGATTGATTGGTAATTAGGAATATGAGATGAAATGTGAAATAGCGAGTAAAACTTAGAGGTGAGTAAACACCATGGCTCCTTACAAGTGACCAAAAGAAGTAGGCACCTTATGGTGCCATGTTGTGTGAGAAATAGATGGATGATATC of the Pyrus communis chromosome 1, drPyrComm1.1, whole genome shotgun sequence genome contains:
- the LOC137716566 gene encoding uncharacterized methyltransferase At2g41040, chloroplastic-like produces the protein MATTSSSSTLHQTFLSINYPPLHHNSQFRSPHLCRPSRHSSHPIRATSTVTLQPERRSTAEESQSSGVDLELLACPICYEPLIRKGPSGLNLRAIYRSGFKCRKCDKSYSSKDIYLDLTVTAGLKEYVEVKPAGTELFRSPLVSFLYERGWRQNFNRRGFPGPDEEFKMAQDYFKSAEAGVLVDVSCGSGLFSRKFAKSGTYSGVVALDFSENMLRQSYEFFKRDPTLLDTNLALVRADVARLPFSSGSVDAVHAGAALHCWPSPSNAIAEITRILRSGGVFVGTTFLRYTPSTSWIPRQLRERARQSYNYLTEEEIADLCTSCGLTNYTSNVQQSFIMFSAQKP